The Acidobacteriota bacterium genome contains the following window.
AGATCGAAGAGCACGAGAGCAAGGAGTATTTCGAGGAGCTGGGAGTGGACGTCCACATCGGTTCTCCCTCCTTCCTCGACCGCCACACCATCCTGCTGCAGGGCCGCAAGCTGACCTCCAAGAAGTTCGTCATCGCCACCGGCTCCCATGCCGCTGTGCCTCCCATTCCAGGACTCGACAAGACTCCGGTGCTGACCAACGTCGAGCTCTTCGACGGAACCCTCAGCGAGCTCCCCGAGTCGCTCATCGTACTGGGCGGGGGACCCATCGGAACCGAGATGGCCCAGGCCTTTTGCCGCTTCGGCAGCCGGGTCACGCTGGTGGAGATGGCCGATCACATCCTGGAAAAGGACGACGCCGATGCGGCGCTGGCCCTGCAGGAAGTCATGCGTCAGGAAGGCGTCGAGATCCTGACCCGTCACAAGGCGGTGGAGGTGGGCCGGGAAGAGGGCGGACGGTTCGTGGTGACCGAAGACCGCGACGGGGCCAGGCGCAAGCTGCAAGCCCAGACCATCCTGGCGGCGCTGGGACGGCGGCCCAACGTGGAGGGGCTCGATCTTGAAAAGGCCGGAGTCCGATACGGGAAGGACGGAATCGAGGTCAATTCGCGCCTCAGGACCTCGGCCTCCAACATCTGGGCGGTGGGCGACGTGGCCGGACCTTATTACTTCAGCCATACCGCGGCCCATCAGGCCGGAACGGCCTTCGCCAACATCTTCTTCCGCTTCCCCGCCTCCCAGGACCTCACGGTGGTTCCCTGGGTCACCTTCACCGACCCCGAGCTGGCCCGCGCCGGTCTGACCGAGAAGGAGGCCGAGGAGAAAGGAATCGATTTCGACGTGGCCCGCTTCGGCTTCGACCAACTCGACCGTGCCCTAACCGAGTCTGAGACCGCCGGCTTCGCCAAGATCCTCATCTCCAAGGGCAAGATCATCGGCGTTCACGTTTTGGGCAATCACGCCGGAGAGGTGCTGCATACGCTTTACTTGGCCATGAAGCAGAAGATTTCGGCACGCAAGGTGGCCCAGACGATTTACGTCTACCCCACCCACTCCGAGATCATCAACCGCACACTGGGCGAGCACTTCAAGAAAAAAATCTATTCCGTATGGATGAAGAGGCTGGTCAGGTGGATCTACTAAAAGGCGGCGAGCGATGAGCAAGTCAGGCTTGGCGCGTTTGGCCCTTCTTTCGATCTTGGCGGGCCTGGTGGTCTACCTGCTCTTCTTTTCGGGCATCGACCGCTCTCAGTTCACGGTGGAAAGCCTGCGCCGCTGGGTCAGGGGCTACGGCGCGCTGGGGCCGGTGATCCTGGTGGGGCTCTACAGCATCCGTCCCATTTTTCCCGTCATCTCGCCGCTTCCGGTGGCCATCGTCATCGGGGCCATTTACGGCACCTTGGCGGGAACCGTCATGGTGGGAATAGGCGCTACCCTGGCGGGGCTCTTCGGCTTCTATCTGGCCCGTTTTCTGGGAGGTGATTTCGTCAGCCGAAAGGCCTCCCAAGGCGGACGCTTGAGCAAGCTGAAGAAAAAGTTCGAGGAGGGCGGATGGGCCTCCGTCATGGTCGCGCGCTTCGCTAATCTGCCCTGGGACCTGGTCAGCTTCGCCAGCGGACTGAGCGAGATCAAGGTGCGCGATTTCTTTATCGGCACCGCCATCCCGGCTGTGCCTCTGGGATTCATCGCCGTCTATTTCGGCAGCGTTTTCTCGCAGGTGAACCGGCTTTCCGACCTCCTGGCCCCCGGCCCCCTCTCGGCGCTGGCCGTCTTCGCGGGAGGAATCATCATCCCCATCTGGATCAAGAAGCGGCTTGACCCAGCCGGTGCCCAATCCCAAGATGAGAAGCAAGAGGCTACTTGATATCCATCGTGATACCGGCATACCAGGAAGCTCCCGGCATCGAGGACGCCCTGGAGCGGCTCTTCCATCCCGCGGTGAGCGGCGCAACCGCCATGGAGGTCATCGTTTCGGTGGCCGGGCAGGACGATACGCTTGAGCGCGTCCTCGACTTCGGCCGCCGCCGCCGCCTCGACAATCTCAAGGCGGTGAAATCGCAGAGAGGGCGAGGCCTTCAACTGAACCGCGGGGCCCAAGAGGCGCGCTTTTCCATCTTGCTCTTTCTTCACGCCGACGTCTCGCTGCCTTCGGGAGCGCTGCCGGCCGTGCTGGATGTCCTGGGCGACGAAGACGTCCTGGGCGGGT
Protein-coding sequences here:
- a CDS encoding mercuric reductase yields the protein MKYDYHLMVIGAGSGGLPLIRGAHELGLKAALIEKEKIGGDCLNFGCVPSKTFLKSAKIAQRIRSADKYGFEPRQVTADLGQVLERLRRVQGKIEEHESKEYFEELGVDVHIGSPSFLDRHTILLQGRKLTSKKFVIATGSHAAVPPIPGLDKTPVLTNVELFDGTLSELPESLIVLGGGPIGTEMAQAFCRFGSRVTLVEMADHILEKDDADAALALQEVMRQEGVEILTRHKAVEVGREEGGRFVVTEDRDGARRKLQAQTILAALGRRPNVEGLDLEKAGVRYGKDGIEVNSRLRTSASNIWAVGDVAGPYYFSHTAAHQAGTAFANIFFRFPASQDLTVVPWVTFTDPELARAGLTEKEAEEKGIDFDVARFGFDQLDRALTESETAGFAKILISKGKIIGVHVLGNHAGEVLHTLYLAMKQKISARKVAQTIYVYPTHSEIINRTLGEHFKKKIYSVWMKRLVRWIY
- a CDS encoding TVP38/TMEM64 family protein, with translation MSKSGLARLALLSILAGLVVYLLFFSGIDRSQFTVESLRRWVRGYGALGPVILVGLYSIRPIFPVISPLPVAIVIGAIYGTLAGTVMVGIGATLAGLFGFYLARFLGGDFVSRKASQGGRLSKLKKKFEEGGWASVMVARFANLPWDLVSFASGLSEIKVRDFFIGTAIPAVPLGFIAVYFGSVFSQVNRLSDLLAPGPLSALAVFAGGIIIPIWIKKRLDPAGAQSQDEKQEAT